The Bacteroides fragilis NCTC 9343 genome includes the window TGTTCCAACGAGTTCCAGTCTTTCCGTTCGCTCAATTTCCAAATCATCGATTACCTCCTTTCTCTTGTTTCAACTCCCATACCAGACGGGCACGTTTCCAATGACGTGTCCAATGCTCCCCTGTTTGTACATGACCTTTACGGACATACTTAAACACATTGTGGGCAAAATCGGCAGTAGCATATTCACCGATATTCCGGGTAACCACTCCTTCCCGGGTACAGTCCAGACCGGTCAGTGCATCACAGGAGCCGAAGACACTCGGCTCCTGCGCCAAACAGACAACATGCTGTTCCAAAGATGCTACTGTTAATCCGTCCACGCACTCCGTGCACAATTCGGGCACGGTTGGCAAATCGAACAGTGCAGCATAAAATTTCACTTCATCCCATGACAGCCATTTGTCCAGGCAACGGACAGCAAATACATAAAAATGTGTTTCCAGCCGCTTATACTCAATGGAATGAACGGCATACAGATTTTCACCGAACAGTTCAATATCTCCCAGATCGTTTCTCAGCAACTCCCAGCGTTGACGCAACTGGCTTGTCCATGGCGAAGTGGTAGGTGCGACATGCGAACGGGCAAAGACTCCATATCTGCTCAAACAATTATTCTCTCCATCCAGCTTCTCGGTATGCACCAAGGTGCTTATCTTCCGGATATCTTCCCAATATGTATGATTGATCCGGTCGTCACTCGTCGTCCCGGGAGAGAACGGATAGTGATAGGTACGACCATATTTTTCTGATAACATAGTTTTTTCTTTTAATCGTTAATACTTAAAACCGGAGTTCTTCCTGAATGATCTTCACCGGGTTTCCCCTTTGAAGGCTGTTGTGATTGCTCCAATTGGTCTGTGCCTGAATCATCGCTTGCTCTATGTTCCAAGCGGTCAGCTTGACCAACAATCGTTCAGTAGCCAGTTTTTTATTCTGCCATTGCGAACGCTGGTCGGATGCCACTACACTGATTCCGCTGGGGATATGAACAGCTCTTACGGCAGATTCTGTCTTGTTGACATGTTGCCCTCCGGGTCCGGACGCCCGTAAGGTTTCATACCGGATATCATCTTCGGTAGCCTCACAACTTTCGGACAGGAGGAAAGTCTGCACACCGACAAACCAGTTCTTCCGCCTGTGATGAATCCGATACGGGCTACGGGCAATCCATAGCACAGTCCCTTCCCATTCGTCAGCCAATACATCGCAACCTGCACCTTCGAGTGCAACGACTACCGACAACAAAGTGCGATTGACAGGACCAGTCTCTTTTTCCAGGATTTCTACTCTCAATTTCCGTTTCTGTGCTTCTCTCAATATTTTTTCGAGTACCAAAGCCACTACACGACAACACTCTACAGGACCACGTCCTGAAGTGATTTGTAAATACGTCTTTTCCATTATCCTATTCTTTATTCATTCGTACGATGCAGGGCATGAAGGTACCTTGGACTTCAACCAGTTCCTCCTGGGTTTTCATCACCCGGTCAATATCCTTGTAAGCCAACGGCATTTCTTCGACACTGCCACCAATCAGCGTGACTCCGGCCTGAGAAAGATACTTTCTCAATGCCGACCGGGTAAAGTTGTCTTTTGCCTTTTGGCGGGACATAGCTCGTCCCGCTCCATGCGAGGCAGAACAAAGGGCCTCACTTATCCCTTTACCACATACCAAATAACCGGGCGTTGCCATACTTCCGGGGATCAGTCCCGGTTGGCCTTTCTGTGCAGGTGTTGCTCCTTTACGATACACAATGGCTGTCTGTCCGGGAGCGATTTCCTCTTTCCATGCAAAATTGTGGTGATTGTTCACATTGGCCAAAGGTTTCAGCCCCAAAGCTTTTGACAAATTCAGATGAATCCGCTCATGGCAGGCACGAGCATAATCACCCGCTAAATTCATACTAAGCCAGTATTCCTGTCCTTCTTCCGTATCCAACCCCAGCCAGGCAAAGTGCTGAGCCTCGCGAGGCAGACGGCAGAGGTCGCGTGCCAGCATACTATAGTGTTTGGCAATGGCAGCACCCAAACCACGCGAACCGGAATGGGACAGCAAAGCCACGTAGTTTCCTTCCGGAACGCCCAAGACATTACCGGCCTGTAAGCTCATCTTACCAAATTCCACAAAATGATTTCCACCACCGGAGCTACCTAATTGCCGTACCGCCTTGCCATGAAGTCCTCTCAACAATTCGGTCATTCGGAACTCTTCTCTGTCAAGCACCTCATGCTCTTGTGCAAAAGACAATCCGCCATCCATGCCAAAATGAGTAAACTCCTTCAGCGCTTCTTTAATATGGTGCGAATAGCGTTTCAGAAAATCCTCCCCGGCATCAAACAGGGTGAGATTCATCCGACAACCGATATCAACCCCCACAGCATACGGGATAACCGCATGATCTGTAGCCAATACTCCCCCTATCGGTAACCCGTAACCGGCATGTGCATCGGGCATCAATGCTCCGGCAAGAGTAATCGGCAGCCGCATGGCGAGATTCATCTGCTGTTTGGCTAATGTTTCAATGTACTTGCTTCCATATGTTTTATAACCCAAGGGCTCATCAAGTAAATCATACGGCGTCAATCTTTTTTCGATAAATACAGGAGAAAGATGTTCGGCCAGTTTACTCCATATCTCACTGTTTTTATATACCTCGGGATTCTTGAGAATATCGCCCAAGGCGGCTAATATCTGCTCTTTTGTTTCGTGTTTACAATATTTGCCAACGAGAGCAACAGCCAGACTACGAGCTACATTATCTCTATATCCCAGTTTACTTAAATCTTTTAAACGTATTCCCATACTGTTTTTTCCATTCGCATACAAGACACCGGTTGCCTGCCATTGGACAGACAAAAGACAATATGCGAGATACCAATACTTTAGAAAAGGATATAACCACTCCTCTTCACAGCATTGAGGTGAATAATAAATAAATTAAATGTGATTGTGGAACTAATCAACTTGCATCGCCAGCAGCAGAATTGCGACGCATACTAAAAGATATAGTTATAAAGACCCATCCTCCCGATGGGGCAACTTAGTTCCGATACTGAAGATATTATTTCTCTGACATAATTAAAAACCCTTTCCATCATTTAAAGGGTGAATACTCTGTTTATCGGCGGCAAAAGTAATGGTTCTTTTGATTTTCACAAAACGAAAAGACATTTTTTTTCAGGCACAGTAGTGATATTTATAGAAAAACGGCACGAATCACTTCGCACCGCTCCTATTGCTAACTCGCGCCAAAGGTTCCCGCCTCACAGCGTCCGCCTCCGGAGATTTATTTTTAAATGCATGAAGCGGTTAGCGTTAATCTTTATATTGTCGATGCAAAATTACCGTTTTTCTCCCTATCATTCACTATCTTTGCACCTCAAAATTTTAAGAACTATTCAATGATAAACGAAGAAAAGATACATAAAAGCACTTCCGGATGGTGGGCACTCAGCCCTTTATTTGTATTCTTGTGTCTCTATTTGGTCACTTCTATCCTGGTGAACGATTTCTACAAAGTACCTATAACGGTAGCCTTCCTGATTTCATCATGCTACGCCATTGCCATCACGCGAGGACTGAATCTGGAACAACGGATCTATCAATTTTCAGTAGGAGCTTCCAATAAAAACATCATGCTGATGGTGTGGATATTCATCCTGGCAGGAGCCTTTGCACAAAGTGCCAAGCAAATGGGAGCCATTGACGCTACGGTAAACCTGACACTCCATATTTTGCCGGATAACCTTTTATTGGCAGGCATCTTTCTGGCCTCTTGCTTCATTTCGCTATCCATCGGTACCAGTGTAGGCACTATCGTGGCTCTGACTCCTGTCGCTATCGGGTTGGCAGAGAAAACCGGAATCGATCTGCCCTTCATGGTAGCAGTGGTAGTGGGCGGCTCCTTTTTCGGTGACAATCTATCGTTTATCTCCGATACAACCATTGCTTCGACCAAGACTCAAGGATGCGTCATGCGCGATAAGTTTCGGGTCAACTCCATGATTGTGGTACCTGCCGCACTGGTCGTATTGGGTATCTATATCTTTCAGGGGCTTTCAGTCTCTGCCCCGCCACTGGTGCAGGAGATTGAATGGGTCAAAGTGATCCCCTACCTTATCGTATTGGGAACGGCCATAGCCGGAATGAATGTTATGCTGGTTTTGATAATAGGTATCTTTACCAGCGGTGTTATCGGTATTGCTACAGGCAGCCTCGGATTCTTCGACTGGTTTGGTGCTATGGGGACGGGGATCACCGGAATGGGCGAACTGATTATTATTACCTTACTGGCAGGCGGAATGCTTGAGACGATCCGTTACAATGGAGGAATAGATTTCATTATCCGCAAATTGACCCGCCACGTAAACGGAAAGCGGGGAGCGGAACTCAGTATTGCCGCTTTGGTAAGCATCGCCAATCTTTGTACGGCTAATAATACGATTGCCATCATCACTACCGGACCGATTGCCAAAGATATTGCAAAAAAATTTCAATTGGACCGGAGAAAAACGGCAAGTATCCTCGACACATTCTCGTGCCTGATACAAGGCATCATCCCTTATGGAGCACAAATGCTGATTGCTGCCGGACTGGCACAGATTTCCCCGCTCAGCATCATCGGGAATCTGTATTATCCGTTTACAATGGGTATTTGCGCACTATTGGCCATCCTATTCCGGTATCCGAGAAAGTATTCCTGAATAAAGCCCAACCTACTTTTTGATATTTTGCAAATAGGCTTCAAGAGATTCATCTTTGCCCAATCCCAGTTTCTTGCGTATCCGGCTACGGCCGGAATTCACGCTGGCACGCGAAATCCCCAAAGCGAGAGCTATTTCATCAGTGCTCTGATTCAACCGGATCAACATACAAAGCAATTCGTCATTACGGGTCAACTCGGGACATTGACAACGCAATACAGGTAAATAGTGGGGATAAAGTGCTGCGAACGACTGACGGAACCGTATCTCGTCATCCCCACTCAGCAGCATCGGGTTCAGTTTCTGGCGCACATTATCAATCACGTCCGCATGTGCCACCTTCTCTAATTCGTTATTGAGAGATTCGTAGCGCCCGTTCAGTTCCTGATGGATGGAAATCAGACGGGAAAGCCGCTCTCTATGGAGATGTGCTTCACGCCGGTAATGGCGGCGGCGTTGTAACATATATACCACTACCAGTCCCAACAACATGAAAAGCAATACAACCACAATTCCAATGTAGGTCAACGTACGCTCCTTCAATTCGACCTCAGCCATCAATGCACGGTATTCCTGCTCTTTTCGTCCGGTATCGTAACGCACATTGGCCGCAGCGGTATAGCGCAACTTGTCTTTTTCATTCAGCGAATCTTGCAAAGCGGCATATCGGGGATAAAACTCCAACATCCTCGAACCCAAATGGCGTGAAGCATAGATTCCCAAAAGTCCTTTTGCCGCAAAGGCTTCCATTTCATCCCAGTCCATATAGGCAAATTCACAATGCGCTTGTTCCATCATGGCAAGACCACGCTCTTCCTGTCCGTCTCTTACCAGAGCCAATCCCAGCCAGTATCGGGTGCCTGAATGGGTGGCAGGGCGTACACCGGCACTGTCGGCAAAAATAGCTTCCATATCACGCAGTGCCGCCGCATTGGAGTCGGGACACATCTGTAACCAATATTTAGCCCGGTCTCTGCGCCACGTCTTTAAACTTCTCTCTCCCATCCGTTGCGCCACTTCTCTCTCTTTACCCAGATAAAAAGCAGCCGAATCAACCTGTTCCAGATCCATAAAAAAAGAAGAACGCACACGATAGGCCCCGCACAGCGCCATGCTGTCTTCACGGGCAGCCATCCGAATCACTCTCGCATTGATCTCCAAAGCTTTCTCGGTGAGGGCAAGGGTAGAATATAAGGCAGCAAGATCGGCATAGGCTCGTATCATGCCATCCGTAGCAATACCGGGATGTTTATCATACCATTCAACAGCTGCGAGGGACAGATCAACAGCTTTTACATATCGCCCTTCGCGCCTGTAATAGTATCCCAACCGTGCCAATATGGCTCCCACATCTTGGGTTTCCCCACCCCGCCGATAAGCCTCTACAGCCCGTTCCTGCATCCGGCACGCTACATTCGGGCGAGCACTGCTGAAGTGGTAAGCCCACGAAACCATGTGGCAACACAGCATGACGACCGACTGATCGTCCGGTGGCAATAGCACGGCAAAAGAATCGGCCAATGCCTCTGTGCGTCTATTATCATCCGTCATCAAACTGTTCTGCGCTTCGAAAGCCCAAAGAGGATAAGCACAATATCCCGTCAGAAACGGGTGTCCGGAAAGACGAATACTGTCGAGCAACTGTACGGCAGCTTCATAAGCTCCTGTTTTTGATAAAACTTGATTGTACAACGGCATGATACGCAATAATTGTCTGCGAAGTGTATCCGGATTACCATCCGGATCGGAAGGCATATAGAGAAACATCCCGCTGTAAATGTCCGTGAGCATATCATAACGTCCCGCTTCGAAAAGCGAATCGTGCAGCCCCATATAATGTTCGATACACTCCCCGGGATGATGGGTCATCCACTCTTTAAAAGAAAGTGGTGTCACTGTGGATGATTGTTTACATCCGACAGGCAAAAAAAAGAGTAGAATAAACCCAAATATCAAAATACAATATCGCATATAAGAAGTACAATAAATGAATGACAGCAAATATATGCTATTTGTGCGAGAAGAGAACCAACCTCAAAGCGGGAAAGTCCGTATATAGCCTCAAATAACGTGTTTTAAACCAATAATCTATTAAACCATCTATCGTCTTTTCTACCGGACAACTCTCTTTATGTGTACTTTTGCCCCCATAATCAAGCCCCTTAAAAACTACAAGCAAAACAATGATTAAAGAAAAAGCAACTCCGCATATCGGTCTGGTAACCGATCTGACAACAGGACAAATAGACGGAAAAATCACTCCGGGTGGAATGGTTTTAGTTACCGGATGTAATATTAAAATAGAGAACGGAAACAAACCTGTCTGTGAAGCAATCCAACTCTCCCACCAAAATGGAGAAGTTATCTGCATCGACCCACCGTTCGAAATGAACGAACCGCATATCCTCAAATTCAAGATACCGGATTCACTGCCCACCGGAGAATATACGCTAACCATCAAGACTCGTTTCGCAGGTAAGGATAAACGGCTTCTGACCCAAGAACAGACTTTGGTGTACATGCTAAAATTAATCAGAGAAGAATAATCGGACAGAGTGAAAAAGCTCCGAACATCCCGATAATTATAAAAAAGAACCGGAAGTCTTTGTCAATCAAAACAAAACCCTTATCTTTGCACCCGCTATTACGAGTTAGTAGCATTAATTCAAATCATTCATTAAAAAAACATTTATTTAAAATGGCAACAAGAATTAGATTGCAAAGACATGGACGTAAAAGCTACGCTTTCTACTCTATCGTTATTGCAGACAGCAGAGCACCACGTGATGGTAAATTTACAGAGAAGATTGGTACTTACAACCCTAACACCAATCCTGCTACAGTAGATTTGAATTTCGAACGTGCCTTGCACTGGGTGCTGGTAGGTGCACAACCTTCAGACACAGTTCGCAACATCCTTTCACGTGAAGGCGTTTACATGAAGAAACACCTCCTCGGCGGTGTAGCTAAAGGCGCATTTGGTGAAGCTGAAGCTGAAGCTAAATTCGAAGCTTGGAAGAACAACAAACAGTCAGGTCTGTCTGCTCTGAAAGCTAAAGAAGAGGAAGCTAAGAAAGCTGAAGCAAAAGCACGTCTGGAAGCTGAAAAGAAAGTAAACGAAGTAAAAGCAAAAGCATTGGCTGAAAAGAAAGCTGCTGAAGAAGCTGCTAAGGCTGCTGCTGAAGCTCCCGCAGAAGAAGCTGCTCCGGCAGAAGAAGCTGCAACTGAAGCTGCTGCTGAATAATCGGCAGTATCTATCATTCGTAAATAGGATTAAAACAATAAAATCCTCTCCGGTCCGCTGGGGAGGATTTTTTATTGGATCATCCCGGCTACGGAATGGCCCACAGAGAACGCTCTACTTCAGCACGACATAACGCAGAAAGACCACCTGATCGCCGACCTTAACTCTTCCATCTGCCAAAGCCTCCTTGTCTACCCTGAAAGTTTTCAAGTATTTTTTTAAACTTTTCGTTACCGTATAGGGCTGTTCTTTTTCATACCCGAGAATCTTTATACTACCATCCTCGTTGATCGTCACTTTACATTTTATATTGAAAGTCAACCCGCGCAATTTTTTGGCTTCCGTTTTGTTTATCCAAAAGATATAGGTTGCCTTCCCGATATTATTCTTTTTCTCTACCTTCTTCTCCTTAGAGTATTCATCGTACACTTTAAATGAAGGTTCACTTTTATCGCCACACGAAGTGCAAACGAATAAAACCAACAACAATATTCCAAATACTTTTTTCATTACTGAACTCCTTTCTGTTTAGCGTATATCACATAACTATTATCTTCCTCACCGATCGACTCACACAATTCCTGTAACTTTTTCCTATTCTTCCCCTTCCTACCATCTGTCGAGGAGAGATAAGACTCTATTTCCGCTTTCAGCACTCCCGGTTCCACCAGCCTTATATATTGTTTGTTACGGAGTGACCAAGGGGTCCACAACCGATCCGGCATCCCTCCCGCAAAGTCATTGATCACCCGGAAAAAAGTTCCGCGCAACGATGCCTTATCCACTATAAAGTTCGAAGGTGATTTCGTCTCCCACATTCCATCACCCACTTGTTCCTCTACCATCAATCTGCCGACATAGGCCTGAGGCAACTCATAGAATGTGGTTATCGAACGTTTCCTGTCTCCAATGTTGAGTGTGAAGCGGGGCTTCAGCCTGCTTTCCGAACGGATATAATGATAAAGCGTATCGGGACGCAGTTCAAAGAAGGTGCTGATATAAAGATCGAATACTTCCGTATTGGCACCGTACATCACCTCATTGCTATAATCGGGAAGAACAGACAGATGCCTGGCAGCAGGAACCGAATCGAGCAGATGTCCTTCAAAATCCTGTACCCATGCCACAAAAGGGTATCCGGTAAAGGGAAGTGCCCCCACCGTAAGTTCACGTTTATCGGCATCGACCTTGAATACAGCCTTGGAGACCGGCTGATGTAACGGAATGGAACGCAACGGTTTCCCAGCCAGATCATAGACATAGATGGCGTTGCTGTTAGCGAAAGGCATCAGATAGATACAATTATGTTTTTCGTCAATCTCCGCTTTGTATACGGCACGATACTCTCCCGGCCCTTGCCCGATAGCACCTATATTGGTAACAAACTCTCCTTTTTTAGTAAATAATCGGCAAGGATGGAGTTCATAAACAGAACCGTAGACAAGGATGTAATTTTCGGAAACACACAGATTGTTTTCTCCGACCATCGCTTCATCACGGTTATCGAGCTTGATGATTTGAAAGTCTTTCAAAAAGAAACTGAACGGTAAGTCAACCGTATCTTTCAGCAAGCTGAGGTCACATACCACAACCGAGTCTTGACCGGCCCATTGATAGGAAGCGACCACCGGCCATTGCTCCGAAAGATTTTTCTCTTCGGCCTTGGGAACGACCGAACAGGAAGAAAATAAAAATACTCCCCCCAGAATTGAACTTAGGAGATGAAATTGCCTGATATTCTTCATAAACTCTCCATTTCTATATCATGCAAAGATAAAAATAAAAACGAATAATCTACGAATACTCCGTAGTTTTTTTTGATTCGTTTCAGAATTTATCTATATACACGGAAAGGGAGTAGCGACAAAAATCATAAAAAAAGATGCCCGGAACAAATCCCGGGCATCTCCTCTATAAGTCTGTTTTGACAAACAGGTAATCTTGTTCGATTAATATCTGTCACGACCGCCGCCATAGCCGCCGCCACGATTACCACCACCGTAACCACCACCACGGTTGTTACCATAGCCGCCACGATTACCACCACCGTAATTGCTGTTACGACGCGGGCCTTCTTCTCTCGGACGTGCAACTGATACGGCAAGTGTCTTTCCGTCTATTTCTTTTTCGTTCAGTGCTGCGATGGCAGCATTTCCCTCTTCGTCATTAGGCATTTCTACAAAACCGAATCCTTTAGAACGGCCAGTTTCTCTGTCCATAACGATTTTGGCTGAAATAACTTCTCCAAACTCTTCGAATAATTCTCCTAAATCAGCATTGCTAAGATTATAGCTGATACCTGCAATAAAAATGTTCATTGAAAAAATAATTAATACAATTAATAAAATTTGTTATCTTAGAGAAGTCTTAATAAGGAGATAAATTACTCTACAAGTACCTTGGAAATAAAACACATCCTATCAGAAATCTTTAATACGCGGTAAATATAGACATTTACAACAGACTGAGAAACAAAATCATCATTTTCTTTTATTTTTTTTATTAAAATTGAGATTTTGACGATGCTTTAGTCTCACCTCTGTTTCTTCCGCCTACGGCTCCGGCGCCTCTGCATCTTCTTGTGTTTATAGCGCTGTATCCGTTTATAAATCATCCAGCCGCTCATCAAACCTACTACTACGAAGATCAGGATCGTAATGCCCACTCCCAGATTGTCTCCCTTAATGCGTGACCAGATTTCAAGAACATCTTTCGTCTTATCGCCGAAATCACGAATCATGGCACAACGTTCTACCACCTTACGGTCCGGGTACTGTATCTTGTCAATCTGCAGGCTGTCTGCTCCCGGTCCGAAGAAATAGCTCAAATCCGAATAATAAGTCAGGGTGGTGTCTGTCTTCGCCTCCATGATTTCAGGCGAAGCCACAGCACTCACATAACCGCTCGCTTCCATATTCCGCAAAGCAATGTCGGGACGGCACATAAAGTTGATGAAATAGCTGGCAGCTTCCGGATTGCCGGCATACTTAGGAATCACCCAGCCGTCATACCAGATGTTGCTTCCTTCCCGAGGCACTACATAGTCCAGGTCCACTCCTACCGCATCCGCTTCTTCGATGGCCCATTTGGCATCTCCGCTCCAGGTCATATTGAGCCATGCTTTATTTTTGGTCATCATCTCTTTACCGAAGTCTGCCTCCCAACCGGCTATATTGGGTTTCATCGCCTTGAGGTATTTTTCGGCAATCTCCATTGCACGGGGAGAATAGTCGTTCATCAGATCCTCTACTGTCACCTTGCCTCCGGCCAGATCACGGGCATGTGCGTAAATGATGGCCGTCCCGTACGCATCGCGGTAACTGTCTTTCATCAATATCTTGCCGGCATATTTCCGATCCCAAAGGCAACTCCAACTTTCGGCATCCGCATCGGGAACAAAAGCCTTGTTATACAGTATCCCGGCCGTTCCCCACATGTAACACACGGCATAATGACTGGCAACGCGTCCGGGTTGACTCAACTTATCGATCTGTTCCCGGATATAAGGAGACACGTCATTCATGTAGTCGGGCGAATGGGGAAAAACGGTGTCGATGGGCAACAGCAAGTCTTTCTTCAACATCCGCTCGATGATGTATTCCGAAGGGCATACCACATCAAAATCTTCGTGCCCTTTTTCGATCTTGGTCAACATGATTTCGTTGATATCGAAAGTTTGATAGACAATACGAATATCCTCGCCTGTCTGCTCCTTATAATATGCCTGGAAATCTTCCAGCACTCCGTCGCCGATGTAATCGGCCCAGTTATAAATTTTCAATACCTTTTCGCGGGGCTCACCGGAATTGTAACAACCGGAAAGCATAAACGACGCTGCAAGGCAAAGAGTTATTAACAGCTTATTCATTAACACTTTATACTATTTCTTGATTCTCGTAAATTCTCTTCTATTTTGGTTTAAAACCCAAAGGACGTGGGTTTCAAACCAACGGACACTATCTTTAAAAGCAATGACAGTTGGGGTTTAAACCGGCGGTCTCTCGCTTTAAACGGCGAGGCCGACCAACGTCAGGTATCACTTTTTCTCTTTTCCGGCACGCCGGTTAATGACAATCAGCAAGGCCAGCACCACCACGAAAATAATGGTCGAAAGCGGACGCAGTTCCGGAGTCAGCCCTCCTTTGCGGGCATCGGCATAGATATAGGTGGAAAGTGTCTCGAGACCTTCGTTACCGATCGTAAATACCGTTACTGCAAAATCATCGATAGAAAGTGTCAGCGCAAGCATGAAACCGCTAATCATTCCCGGACGAATCTCCGGAACAATCACTTTGCGGAGTGCCTGCATCGGAGTCGCTCCCAGATCGAGGGCGGCTTCGTAAATATTAGGATTCATCTGCTTGAGACGGGGCAACACGCTGAGTACCACATAAGGAGTACAGAAAGTAATGTGTGCCAGTACAACGGTCGTGTATCCCTGCGATATCCCCAGCGACACAAACAACAGAAACAGTGAAATACCGGTAATAATATCCCCATTCAGGATAGGAATGCTGTTCACAAAGCTGATGGCCTTCCGCGAACGTGCCTTCAGGTTGAAGATGCCGATAGCAGTGATACTCCCCAGCAGGGTGGAAGCCGTAGCTGCAATCAAAGCAATGGTCACAGTATTGATCAGCGCATTCATCAGCGAATGGTGAGTGCCGGTAGTGAACAGTGACGAATACAGTTTTGTGGAGAATCCGGTCCAGTTGCCCAGCACTTTTGCCTCGGTAAAAGAGTAAATCATTATAATCACGATAGGCGAATAGAGCAGCAAAAGCAGAATCCACAAATAGGTCTGAGCGAGAATCTTCTTTACCATAGCCCACCTCCTTCGTTCGTATTATCTTTGTCGTCGGTGCTGAACAGAGAGGTCGCGGCAATCAGCAGCAACATAATCAGCGACAGGGCCGCGCCATAGTTCCACATACTGTTATTGATATTCTCCTGGATTGTGGTACCAAACAGTTTGATATTGTTCATCGTCAACAACTCGGCAATGGCAAAGGTTGAGATAGTAGGCATGAAAACCATCATGATGCCACTCATCACCCCCGGCATGGAAAGCGGAAGCACGGCCTTAAAAAAGACCTGAACGGGATTGGCACCCAGATCCTGCGCAGCCTCAATATAACTGTGATCCATCTTTTGCAAAGTGTTGTAGATGGGGTAAATCATAAATGGTATGAAGTTATAGACCATACCGAATATCAGGGCACCCTCACCGAGCGGAACACTGAAGAAGTCGAACAAGGCTACCGTAGCCAACGTACGTACCAGAATGTTGACCCACATGGGAAGAATAAACAGTACGACCATTGTTTTCGACCGGTTTAGTTTTGCGTTGCTCAGTATCCATGCTGCCGGATAGCCCAGCAGGATACAGACAATGGTGGTAATAATGGCAATACCGATAGAATAGACAAAGGTATTGATAGCTTCGTGGTGCTGAAAAAACTTCGCAAAGTTTTCCAAAGTCAGATGTCCGCTGTCATCGGTGAAAGCATAGACCACGATAAGGAGTAGCGGAATAACGACGAAGATCGCCGAAAAGATAATGTAAGGGAGTGTCCAACTCTTACGTGATGAAAAAAAGACCGATAATCTTTTCACTCTTAACTCTTATTTTATTAGTTCTTAATTACTCTGATACCGTCCGGGGGGATGGTGATACCTACACGGTCGCCATCGTCCCATACGTCGTTCGTATCTACAAACACATTCTCGTCCCAATCCGAAAGCACAGTCAGATGATAATGGTCACCCTTATAAAGGATAAACTTCACCTCTCCGGTCAGTGCACCGTCTTCTTCGTTGTCCTGAAGAATCA containing:
- a CDS encoding ABC transporter permease produces the protein MKRLSVFFSSRKSWTLPYIIFSAIFVVIPLLLIVVYAFTDDSGHLTLENFAKFFQHHEAINTFVYSIGIAIITTIVCILLGYPAAWILSNAKLNRSKTMVVLFILPMWVNILVRTLATVALFDFFSVPLGEGALIFGMVYNFIPFMIYPIYNTLQKMDHSYIEAAQDLGANPVQVFFKAVLPLSMPGVMSGIMMVFMPTISTFAIAELLTMNNIKLFGTTIQENINNSMWNYGAALSLIMLLLIAATSLFSTDDKDNTNEGGGLW